The following coding sequences lie in one Montipora foliosa isolate CH-2021 chromosome 11, ASM3666993v2, whole genome shotgun sequence genomic window:
- the LOC137975761 gene encoding tetratricopeptide repeat protein 28-like has protein sequence MVDRKLEVVEQQMLELAIAISVGDREREGRAHFHLGGAYLNLPDYQQAIKNYAQAFHIFIEIGCRASEGSTYGNLGNAYLSLGNFKQALENYKKHLSIAKEVGDKAGEGSAYGNLGNSYLSLGNFKQAIEYYEKHLSIAKEVGNRAEEGSTYGNLGNAYRSLGNFKQAIEYHEKHLSIAKEVGDRAGEGSAYGNLGSAYRNLSNFKQAIEYCKKDLSIAKEVGNRTGEGSAYGKLGNAYLSLGNFKQAIEYYEKELIIAKKVGDRAREGSTYLNLGNAYHNLGNVKEAMEYHERSLSIFKEIGDCVREGITWYSQGNNHEFLGSLSNALSCYHLSIYHFEETRHSLKSEDEWKITFRDSYRMSYTALWRTLLKNGEIEEALYAAEKGRAQALMDILKDQYGIDSQSISALAPNQTLTAALELLKSQAVFVALDTNKITFWVLRKDSNISCRQNEIANGSADLLMQTILKGIGVGDGVRCENRSLDALRNDLYCRKKPISEKTVLPSSSSVNSLQPLYDVLLEPIADLLQGNELIVVPDGPFCLVPYSALSESIKIRTIPSLTALNVIVGAPDDFHSKTGALLVGDPWLKEVTDKKGQPIFEQLPCAKQEVEMIGQLLQTTPLTGKSATKAEVLKKMKLVALVHIAAHGCQKTGEIALAPITERKSLIPKEEDFILKMSDVQTISLRARLVVLSCCHSGRGEVKSEGVVGIARAFLCAGARSVLVSLWAIDDGATLLFMRSFYQHLVDGKSASAALQQAMKSLRESKQYCAIKHWAPFVLVGDDVTLEFPKK, from the exons ATGGTAGATAGGAAGTTAGAGGTTGTAGAGCAGCAAATGCTAGAGCTTGCCATTGCGATTAGCGTAGGAGACAGGGAACGTGAAGGAAGGGCTCATTTTCATCTCGGCGGTGCTTACCTCAACCTACCTGATTATCAACAGGCCATAAAAAATTATGCACAAGCATTTCATATTTTCATAGAAATAGGCTGCAGGGCTAgcgagggatcaacctatggaaatctgggaaatgcatatcttagtctaggtaattttaaacaagccctTGAGAACTacaaaaaacatcttagtattgctaaagaagtaggggataaggCCGGGgaaggatcagcctatggaaatctgggaaattcatatcttagtctaggtaattttaaacaagccattgagtactacgaaaaacatcttagtattgcaaaagaagtaggtaatagggctgagGAGGgttcaacctatggaaatctgggaaatgcctatcgcagTCTAGGTAATTtcaaacaagccattgagtaccacgaaaaacatcttagtattgcaaaagaagtaggggatagggctggggagggatcagcctatggaaatctgggaagtgcctatcgcaatctaagtaactttaaacaagccattgagtactgcaaaaaagatcttagcattgcaaaagaagtaggaaATAGgactggggagggatcagcctatggaaaactgggaaatgcctatcttagtctaggtaattttaaacaagccattgagtactacgaaaaagagcTTATTATTGCAAAGAAAGTAGGTGATAGGGCTcgggagggatcaacctatctaaatctgggaaatgcctatcacAATCTGGGTAATGTTAAAGAAGCCATGGAGTACCATGAACGCAGTCTTagtattttcaaggaaattggaGACTGTGTAAGAGAGGGAATCACGTGGTATTCACAAGGTAATAATCATGAATTCTTGGGTTCCTTGAGCAATGCACTCAGTTGTTATCATTTAAGTATATATCATTTTGAGGAAACAAGGCATAGTCTGAAGTCAGAAGATGAATGGAAAATAACTTTTCGTGATTCTTATCGCATGTCATACACTGCTCTATGGAGGacacttttgaagaatggagagattgAGGAAGCTCTCTATGCAGCTGAGAAAGGTCGTGCACAGGCTTTGATGGATATTTTGAAAGATCAATACGGCATTGATTCTCAGTCAATTTCTGCACTTGCTCCGAATCAAACTCTTACAGCTGCATTAGAGCTTTTAAAATCACAAGCCGTTTTTGTGGCACTTGACACTAACAAGATCACGTTTTGGGTGCTAAGAAAAGACAGCAACATCAGCTGTCGACAAAACGAAATCGCAAATGGAAGTGCTGATTTGTTGATGCAAACTATTTTGAAAGGGATCGGCGTGGGGGATGGTGTcagatgcgagaatcgttctTTGGATGCACTACGCAATGACCTGTATTGCCGCAAAAAACCTATCAGTGAGAAAACAGTTCTACCATCTTCATCCTCCGTTAATTCTTTACAAccgttgtatgatgtcttactcGAGCCAATTGCAGACTTGCTCCAAGGAAATGAGTTAATCGTTGTTcccgatggaccattttgcttggtTCCATATTCTGCATTAAGCGAATCTATCAAGATTCGCACCATTCCCTCGTTGACCGCTTTAAATGTGATCGTTGGTGCACCTGATGACTTCCACAGTAAGACTGGCGCACTGCTTGTAGGTGATCCGTGGTTGAAGGAAGTTACTGACAAGAAAGGGCAGCCCATTTTCGAACAACTTCCGTGCGCAAAACAAGAAGTAGAGATGATTGGACAACTTCTGCAGACAACACCGCTGACTGGAAAAAGTGCCACGAAAGCTGAGGTgctaaaaaaaatgaaattagtTGCGTTAGTTCACATTGCAGCACATGGATGccaaaaaacgggagaaattgctttagccCCAATTACCGAACGGAAATCGCTAATCCCCAAAGAGGAAGACTTCATTTTGAAGATGTCGGATGTTCAGacaatttctcttcgagcaagactagttgtgctgagctgttgtcacagtggccggggagaagtgaagtctgagggagtggtgggaattgcaagggctttcctgtgtgctggagctcggtctgttttggtatcactctgggcaattgatgacgGGGCAACGTTGCTGTTCATGAGGAGCTTCTACCAGCACCTGGTAGATGGAAAAAGCGCAAGTGCAGCACTTCAACAAGCGATGAAATCTTTGCGAGAGTCAAAGCAGTATTGCGCTATAaagcactgggcgccatttgtgctggttggcgatgatgtcacgctgGAATTTCCAAAGAAATG A